One window from the genome of Camelus bactrianus isolate YW-2024 breed Bactrian camel chromosome 4, ASM4877302v1, whole genome shotgun sequence encodes:
- the GTF3C5 gene encoding general transcription factor 3C polypeptide 5 has product MAAGAAGAGTGVAVPLELPRERRMVCVEYPGVVRDVSKMMQTLGGEESVSRIYTDPTKRLELYFRPKDPYCHPVCANRFGSSSLLLRVRRKTRQRRGAPGLEAHPEVTVDVEVLGIVSTIYKFQGMSDFQYLAVHTDAGGGHTSMYDKVLMLKPEKETFFHQELPLYIPPPIFSRLDTPVDYFYRPETQHREGYNNPPISGENLIGLSRARRPHNAIFVNFEEDEVPAQPLDAAVQTWRRVCTNPIDRKVEEELRKLFEIRPIWSRNAVKANISVHPDKLKVLLPFMAYYMITGPWRSLWIRYGYDPRKHPDAKIYQVLDFRIRCGIKYGYASSDMPVKAKRSAYNYSLPITVKKTPSQLVTMHDLKQGLGPSGTPSTRKLTSNKYKLKDSVYVFREGALPPYRQMFYQLCDLHVDELQKIIRRNDGAENSCTERDGWCLPKTSDDLRDAMSLMIRQTIRSKRPALFSSPTKADGGKEQLTGESGEEEEDDEEEEEDFKPSEGSENEMETEILDYV; this is encoded by the exons ATGGCGGCGGGGGCGGCCGGCGCGGGGACAGGGGTCGCGGTGCCTCTGGAGCTGCCGCGCGAGCGGCGCATGGTGTGTGTGGAATACCCGGGCGTGGTGCGCGACGTGTCCAAGATGATGCAGACCTTGGGCGGCGAGGAAAGCGTCTCCCGG ATCTATACTGACCCTACCAAGAGGCTGGAGCTGTACTTCCGGCCCAAGGACCCCTACTGCCACCCGGTGTGTGCCAACCGCTTTGGTTCCAGCAGCCTGCTGCTCCGGGTCAGGAGGAAGACGAGGCAGCGGAGGGGGGCCCCGGGGCTTGAGGCTCACCCCGAGGTCACAGTCGACGTGGAGGTCCTTGGCATCGTCTCCACCATTTACAAATTTCAAG GAATGTCCGACTTCCAGTACCTGGCTGTGCACACGGATGCAGGCGGCGGGCACACGTCCATGTACGACAAGGTTCTCATGCTCAAGCCTGAGAAGGAGACTTTCTTCCACCAGGAGCTGCCCCTCTACATCCCCCCACCCATCTTCTCCAGGCTGGACACCCCGGTGGACTACTTCTATCGACCAGAGACACAGCACCG GGAAGGCTACAACAACCCCCCCATCTCAGGCGAGAACCTCATCGGCCTGAGCCGGGCCCGGCGCCCCCACAACGCCATCTTCGTCAACTTCGAGGAGGACGAGGTGCCCGCGCAGCCGCTGGACGCTGCCGTCCAGACGTGGAGGAGGGTCTGCACCAACCCCATCGACCGGAAGGTGGAGGAGGAGCTGCGGAAG CTGTTTGAAATCCGACCCATCTGGTCACGTAACGCCGTCAAGGCCAACATCAGCGTCCACCCTGACAAGCTCAAGGTCTTGCTGCCCTTCATGGCCTATTACATG ATCACGGGCCCCTGGAGAAGCCTGTGGATTCGATATGGGTACGACCCCCGAAAACACCCAGACGCCAAGATCTATCAAGTCCTTGACTTCCGGATCCGCTGTGGCATAAAATACG GCTACGCCTCCAGCGACATGCCTGTCAAAGCCAAGCGCAGCGCCTACAACTACAGCCTCCCCATCACCGTCAAAAAGACAC CCAGCCAGCTTGTCACCATGCACGACCTCAAGCAGGGCCTGGGCCCCTCGGGGACACCCAGTACACGGAAGTTGACCTCCAACAAGTACAAGCTCAAG GACTCGGTCTACGTCTTCCGGGAGGGGGCCCTGCCGCCCTATCGACAGATGTTCTACCAGTTATGCGACTTGCACGTGGACGA GTTGCAGAAGATCATTCGCCGCAATGACGGGGCTGAGAACTCCTGCACGGAGCGGGATGGCTGGTGCCTCCCCAAGACCAGTGACGACCTGCGGGACGCCATGTCCCTCATGATCCGCCAGACCATCCGCTCCAAGAGGCCTG CTCTGTTCTCCAGCCCGACCAAGGCTGACGGCGGGAAGGAGCAGCTGACCGGTGAAtctggggaagaagaggaggatgacgaggaggaggaggaggacttcaAGCCGTCGGAGGGGAGTGAGAAcgagatggagacagagattcTGGACTACGTGTGA